The following proteins come from a genomic window of Sorghum bicolor cultivar BTx623 chromosome 3, Sorghum_bicolor_NCBIv3, whole genome shotgun sequence:
- the LOC8075000 gene encoding probable esterase PIR7A, translating into MSTPALATAAEGATRIILVHGTGHGGWCWYRVATLLRAAGHRVDAPDLAASCPRRYMRPLLDALRALLPGRTSRWATASAA; encoded by the coding sequence ATGTCGACGCCCGCGCTTGCGACGGCTGCCGAGGGAGCGACGCGCATCATCCTGGTGCACGGCACGGGCCACGGCGGGTGGTGCTGGTACCGGGTCGCCACGCTGCTCCGCGCCGCGGGACACCGCGTGGACGCGCCGGACCTCGCGGCGTCGTGCCCACGTCGTTACATGCGGCCGCTGCTCGACGCGCTCCGGGCGCTCCTGCCGGGAAGGACATCCAGGTGGGCCACAGCTTCGGCGGCGTGA